In Juglans microcarpa x Juglans regia isolate MS1-56 chromosome 4S, Jm3101_v1.0, whole genome shotgun sequence, a single window of DNA contains:
- the LOC121262845 gene encoding uncharacterized protein LOC121262845 isoform X1 — protein MVSDLSDKEDELRLQAPSMSIGSSKRFKIPKKFFYDRNGVDQASVPRRLRSGAWRIKQADMKKRNHESVSPPLPDSKKVNSTISGVEESPIKNGVKKSKLNLKHRGSDWSPEQTFSGQITKEEEEVVETLYALAGMFPNNDANEKSKLDREYTEARPLAFPESRENPLSMQDSAVTNDDLSTMPWKLSNVTNPSSNTDSLPKETPKVDSLNEPSIQERPDLSNREKIHMESDCPVPQLNASSMSFLAKSDSGSDGEKPLRNYELSLTARLKLPTQPETPLIEKESEMAMGPVNVISKSKLNGAITIASEPEQPKMIKEPKKNGSALWPGLSSVVPHGVGSPGPSLQSPAAEVPGWLDTEMIARRHRSFENGSSSGEVSKVDIEKDTWKRCSAHVHISHLIQNLQMPENQGRLLLQSNQLKLEKGPNLGARMALNSFHGVRTSFNGTISSTTTCNSTDERNSNDAKTGILWQQQLHQDQPHAALASEAYTSQKQSFNFLSLFAGGGGMEAKNCGDRTIYGLDPSSQCQVPYLQSLAQQQTLLPFAMPQTRYTSAAYPDQLSITSSAANKVQMRVAPFLVNPFSGRHVSSAALTTQQQQQQQQQHQLQQHQRHQQQQHLWAAQLAAHYRHVATSISMTQISSWQQGRQDPPMLIPCAQASIPPSLEVLGPKYATASQQKQRLMAITPSLPQPRLKNKTTFSPLPTERPKEGSMPVACCHCNYSVMSTFDVTFTGSLIRQWGGQYNIASILSVHTQVFTWHDQKSADTCKVRLIAMYGISNDQKIMPCIS, from the exons ATGGTTAGCGATCTGTCCGACAAAGAAGATGAGCTTCGCTTACAAGCACCGTCTATGAGTATTGGTTCTAGCAAGAGATTTAAGATTCCCAAAAAG TTTTTTTATGACCGCAATGGTGTGGATCAGGCCTCTGTTCCGAGAAGGCTGCGTTCAGGTGCTTGGCGAATCAAACAAGCTG ACATGAAGAAGCGCAATCACGAATCAGTTTCTCCACCTTTACCAGATTCAAAGAAGGTGAACAGTACAATCAGCGGAGTCGAAGAATCACCCATAAAAAATGGTGTAAAGAAATCTAAACTGAACTTG AAACATAGAGGCTCAGACTGGTCCCCAGAACAGACTTTCTCTGGGCAAATAAcaaaagaggaggaagaagtaGTGGAAACCTTGTATGCATTGGCTGGAATGTTCCCCAACAATGATGCAAATGAGAAGAGTAAATTAGACAGAGAATATACAGAAGCAAGACCTTTGGCTTTTCCAGAGTCAAGGGAGAATCCATTGTCTATGCAAG ATTCTGCAGTTACAAATGACGACTTAAGTACAATGCCTTGGAAATTATCCAATGTTACCAATCCCTCATCCAACACGGATAGTTTGCCCAAAGAAACTCCAAAAGTAGATTCTTTGAATGAACCCAGTATTCAAGAACGGCCAGATTTATCTAACAGAGAGAAAATTCATATGGAGTCAGATTGTCCCGTTCCCCAATTGAATGCAAGTAGCATGTCATTCTTGGCTAAGAGTGACAGTGGCAGTGACGGTGAAAAGCCATTGCGCAATTATGAGCTAAGCTTGACTGC CAGATTAAAACTACCTACACAACCGGAGACCCCACTAATTGAGAAAGAATCAGAGATGGCAATGGGGCCAGTAAATGTAATTTCCAAGTCTAAACTAAATGGGGCCATAACTATTGCATCTGAACCGGAACAACCAAAAATGATCAAGGAGCCCAAGAAAAATG GCTCGGCATTGTGGCCAGGCTTGTCTTCAGTTGTGCCACATGGAGTCGGGAGTCCTGGTCCTTCTTTACA GTCCCCTGCTGCTGAAGTTCCAGGTTGGCTCGATACTGAAATGATTGCCCGCAGACACAGGTCATTTGAAAATGGTTCTTCAAGTGGAGAG GTTTCAAAAGTTGACATCGAAAAAGATACATGGAAGAGGTGCTCTGCTCATGTTCATATAAGTCATCTCATTCAGAATTTACAAATGCCAGAGAACCAAGGGAGGCTGCTGCTGCAATCTAATCAATTGAAACTCGAGAAAGGACCAAATCTTGGAGCTCGTATGGCACTTAACAGCTTTCATGGGGTGAGGACTAGTTTCAACGGCACTATTTCTTCTACCACTACATGCAATTCAACTGATGAAAGAAATTCAAATGACGCTAAAACTGGTATTCTTTGGCAACAACAACTCCATCAAGATCAGCCCCATGCTGCTCTGGCATCTGAGGCGTACACTTCGCAGAAGCAG AGTTTCAATTTCTTGTCCTTGTTCGCTGGAGGTGGTGGGATGGAAGCTAAGAATTGTGGTGATAGAACTATTTATGGGTTGGATCCTTCGTCACAATGCCAAGTTCCTTATCTTCAATCTCTTGCACAACAGCAGACTCTTTTGCCTTTCGCTATGCCTCAAACTCGCTATACCTCCGCTGCTTACCCTGATCAGCTTTCGATAACATCATCAGCAGCAAATAag GTGCAGATGCGGGTAGCTCCATTTCTTGTCAATCCATTCAGCGGTCGTCATGTAAGTTCTGCAGCCTTGACAacgcagcagcagcaacagcaacaacaacagcatCAGCTGCAGCAACATCAACGACATCAGCAACAGCAACACCTTTGGGCTGCCCAGCTAGCAGCTCATTACAGGCATGTGGCAACTTCAATATCCATGACCCAAATTTCGAGCTGGCAACAGGGAAGGCAGGATCCTCCTATGCTGATCCCATGTGCCCAAGCCAGTATCCCACCATCCCTAGAGGTACTTGGCCCTAAGTATGCTACAGCCTCTCAACAAAAGCAGCGCCTTATGGCCATTACTCCATCATTGCCCCAGCCCAGATTAAAAAACAAGACAACCTTTTCCCCTCTACCTACGGAGAGACCGAAGGAGGGTTCCATGCCAGTGGCGTGCTGCCATTGCAATTACTCTGTAATGAGCACCTTTGATGTGACTTTCACTGGCAGTTTAATAAGGCAATGGGGTGGGCAATACAATATTGCATCAATTCTTTCTGTTCATACTCAAGTCTTCACGTGGCATGATCAAAAAAGTGCAGATACATGCAAGGTTCGACTGATTGCCATGTATGGAATATCAAATGATCAGAAAATAATGCCGTGCATTTCATAA
- the LOC121262845 gene encoding uncharacterized protein LOC121262845 isoform X6 produces the protein MVSDLSDKEDELRLQAPSMSIGSSKRFKIPKKASVPRRLRSDMKKRNHESVSPPLPDSKKVNSTISGVEESPIKNGVKKSKLNLKHRGSDWSPEQTFSGQITKEEEEVVETLYALAGMFPNNDANEKSKLDREYTEARPLAFPESRENPLSMQDSAVTNDDLSTMPWKLSNVTNPSSNTDSLPKETPKVDSLNEPSIQERPDLSNREKIHMESDCPVPQLNASSMSFLAKSDSGSDGEKPLRNYELSLTARLKLPTQPETPLIEKESEMAMGPVNVISKSKLNGAITIASEPEQPKMIKEPKKNGSALWPGLSSVVPHGVGSPGPSLQSPAAEVPGWLDTEMIARRHRSFENGSSSGEVSKVDIEKDTWKRCSAHVHISHLIQNLQMPENQGRLLLQSNQLKLEKGPNLGARMALNSFHGVRTSFNGTISSTTTCNSTDERNSNDAKTGILWQQQLHQDQPHAALASEAYTSQKQSFNFLSLFAGGGGMEAKNCGDRTIYGLDPSSQCQVPYLQSLAQQQTLLPFAMPQTRYTSAAYPDQLSITSSAANKVQMRVAPFLVNPFSGRHVSSAALTTQQQQQQQQQHQLQQHQRHQQQQHLWAAQLAAHYRHVATSISMTQISSWQQGRQDPPMLIPCAQASIPPSLEVLGPKYATASQQKQRLMAITPSLPQPRLKNKTTFSPLPTERPKEGSMPVACCHCNYSVMSTFDVTFTGSLIRQWGGQYNIASILSVHTQVFTWHDQKSADTCKVRLIAMYGISNDQKIMPCIS, from the exons ATGGTTAGCGATCTGTCCGACAAAGAAGATGAGCTTCGCTTACAAGCACCGTCTATGAGTATTGGTTCTAGCAAGAGATTTAAGATTCCCAAAAAG GCCTCTGTTCCGAGAAGGCTGCGTTCAG ACATGAAGAAGCGCAATCACGAATCAGTTTCTCCACCTTTACCAGATTCAAAGAAGGTGAACAGTACAATCAGCGGAGTCGAAGAATCACCCATAAAAAATGGTGTAAAGAAATCTAAACTGAACTTG AAACATAGAGGCTCAGACTGGTCCCCAGAACAGACTTTCTCTGGGCAAATAAcaaaagaggaggaagaagtaGTGGAAACCTTGTATGCATTGGCTGGAATGTTCCCCAACAATGATGCAAATGAGAAGAGTAAATTAGACAGAGAATATACAGAAGCAAGACCTTTGGCTTTTCCAGAGTCAAGGGAGAATCCATTGTCTATGCAAG ATTCTGCAGTTACAAATGACGACTTAAGTACAATGCCTTGGAAATTATCCAATGTTACCAATCCCTCATCCAACACGGATAGTTTGCCCAAAGAAACTCCAAAAGTAGATTCTTTGAATGAACCCAGTATTCAAGAACGGCCAGATTTATCTAACAGAGAGAAAATTCATATGGAGTCAGATTGTCCCGTTCCCCAATTGAATGCAAGTAGCATGTCATTCTTGGCTAAGAGTGACAGTGGCAGTGACGGTGAAAAGCCATTGCGCAATTATGAGCTAAGCTTGACTGC CAGATTAAAACTACCTACACAACCGGAGACCCCACTAATTGAGAAAGAATCAGAGATGGCAATGGGGCCAGTAAATGTAATTTCCAAGTCTAAACTAAATGGGGCCATAACTATTGCATCTGAACCGGAACAACCAAAAATGATCAAGGAGCCCAAGAAAAATG GCTCGGCATTGTGGCCAGGCTTGTCTTCAGTTGTGCCACATGGAGTCGGGAGTCCTGGTCCTTCTTTACA GTCCCCTGCTGCTGAAGTTCCAGGTTGGCTCGATACTGAAATGATTGCCCGCAGACACAGGTCATTTGAAAATGGTTCTTCAAGTGGAGAG GTTTCAAAAGTTGACATCGAAAAAGATACATGGAAGAGGTGCTCTGCTCATGTTCATATAAGTCATCTCATTCAGAATTTACAAATGCCAGAGAACCAAGGGAGGCTGCTGCTGCAATCTAATCAATTGAAACTCGAGAAAGGACCAAATCTTGGAGCTCGTATGGCACTTAACAGCTTTCATGGGGTGAGGACTAGTTTCAACGGCACTATTTCTTCTACCACTACATGCAATTCAACTGATGAAAGAAATTCAAATGACGCTAAAACTGGTATTCTTTGGCAACAACAACTCCATCAAGATCAGCCCCATGCTGCTCTGGCATCTGAGGCGTACACTTCGCAGAAGCAG AGTTTCAATTTCTTGTCCTTGTTCGCTGGAGGTGGTGGGATGGAAGCTAAGAATTGTGGTGATAGAACTATTTATGGGTTGGATCCTTCGTCACAATGCCAAGTTCCTTATCTTCAATCTCTTGCACAACAGCAGACTCTTTTGCCTTTCGCTATGCCTCAAACTCGCTATACCTCCGCTGCTTACCCTGATCAGCTTTCGATAACATCATCAGCAGCAAATAag GTGCAGATGCGGGTAGCTCCATTTCTTGTCAATCCATTCAGCGGTCGTCATGTAAGTTCTGCAGCCTTGACAacgcagcagcagcaacagcaacaacaacagcatCAGCTGCAGCAACATCAACGACATCAGCAACAGCAACACCTTTGGGCTGCCCAGCTAGCAGCTCATTACAGGCATGTGGCAACTTCAATATCCATGACCCAAATTTCGAGCTGGCAACAGGGAAGGCAGGATCCTCCTATGCTGATCCCATGTGCCCAAGCCAGTATCCCACCATCCCTAGAGGTACTTGGCCCTAAGTATGCTACAGCCTCTCAACAAAAGCAGCGCCTTATGGCCATTACTCCATCATTGCCCCAGCCCAGATTAAAAAACAAGACAACCTTTTCCCCTCTACCTACGGAGAGACCGAAGGAGGGTTCCATGCCAGTGGCGTGCTGCCATTGCAATTACTCTGTAATGAGCACCTTTGATGTGACTTTCACTGGCAGTTTAATAAGGCAATGGGGTGGGCAATACAATATTGCATCAATTCTTTCTGTTCATACTCAAGTCTTCACGTGGCATGATCAAAAAAGTGCAGATACATGCAAGGTTCGACTGATTGCCATGTATGGAATATCAAATGATCAGAAAATAATGCCGTGCATTTCATAA
- the LOC121262845 gene encoding uncharacterized protein LOC121262845 isoform X7, whose translation MVSDLSDKEDELRLQAPSMSIGSSKRFKIPKKFFYDRNGVDQASVPRRLRSGAWRIKQADMKKRNHESVSPPLPDSKKVNSTISGVEESPIKNGVKKSKLNLKHRGSDWSPEQTFSGQITKEEEEVVETLYALAGMFPNNDANEKSKLDREYTEARPLAFPESRENPLSMQDSAVTNDDLSTMPWKLSNVTNPSSNTDSLPKETPKVDSLNEPSIQERPDLSNREKIHMESDCPVPQLNASSMSFLAKSDSGSDGEKPLRNYELSLTARLKLPTQPETPLIEKESEMAMGPVNVISKSKLNGAITIASEPEQPKMIKEPKKNGSALWPGLSSVVPHGVGSPGPSLQSPAAEVPGWLDTEMIARRHRSFENGSSSGEVSKVDIEKDTWKRCSAHVHISHLIQNLQMPENQGRLLLQSNQLKLEKGPNLGARMALNSFHGQLHQDQPHAALASEAYTSQKQSFNFLSLFAGGGGMEAKNCGDRTIYGLDPSSQCQVPYLQSLAQQQTLLPFAMPQTRYTSAAYPDQLSITSSAANKVQMRVAPFLVNPFSGRHVSSAALTTQQQQQQQQQHQLQQHQRHQQQQHLWAAQLAAHYRHVATSISMTQISSWQQGRQDPPMLIPCAQASIPPSLEVLGPKYATASQQKQRLMAITPSLPQPRLKNKTTFSPLPTERPKEGSMPVACCHCNYSVMSTFDVTFTGSLIRQWGGQYNIASILSVHTQVFTWHDQKSADTCKVRLIAMYGISNDQKIMPCIS comes from the exons ATGGTTAGCGATCTGTCCGACAAAGAAGATGAGCTTCGCTTACAAGCACCGTCTATGAGTATTGGTTCTAGCAAGAGATTTAAGATTCCCAAAAAG TTTTTTTATGACCGCAATGGTGTGGATCAGGCCTCTGTTCCGAGAAGGCTGCGTTCAGGTGCTTGGCGAATCAAACAAGCTG ACATGAAGAAGCGCAATCACGAATCAGTTTCTCCACCTTTACCAGATTCAAAGAAGGTGAACAGTACAATCAGCGGAGTCGAAGAATCACCCATAAAAAATGGTGTAAAGAAATCTAAACTGAACTTG AAACATAGAGGCTCAGACTGGTCCCCAGAACAGACTTTCTCTGGGCAAATAAcaaaagaggaggaagaagtaGTGGAAACCTTGTATGCATTGGCTGGAATGTTCCCCAACAATGATGCAAATGAGAAGAGTAAATTAGACAGAGAATATACAGAAGCAAGACCTTTGGCTTTTCCAGAGTCAAGGGAGAATCCATTGTCTATGCAAG ATTCTGCAGTTACAAATGACGACTTAAGTACAATGCCTTGGAAATTATCCAATGTTACCAATCCCTCATCCAACACGGATAGTTTGCCCAAAGAAACTCCAAAAGTAGATTCTTTGAATGAACCCAGTATTCAAGAACGGCCAGATTTATCTAACAGAGAGAAAATTCATATGGAGTCAGATTGTCCCGTTCCCCAATTGAATGCAAGTAGCATGTCATTCTTGGCTAAGAGTGACAGTGGCAGTGACGGTGAAAAGCCATTGCGCAATTATGAGCTAAGCTTGACTGC CAGATTAAAACTACCTACACAACCGGAGACCCCACTAATTGAGAAAGAATCAGAGATGGCAATGGGGCCAGTAAATGTAATTTCCAAGTCTAAACTAAATGGGGCCATAACTATTGCATCTGAACCGGAACAACCAAAAATGATCAAGGAGCCCAAGAAAAATG GCTCGGCATTGTGGCCAGGCTTGTCTTCAGTTGTGCCACATGGAGTCGGGAGTCCTGGTCCTTCTTTACA GTCCCCTGCTGCTGAAGTTCCAGGTTGGCTCGATACTGAAATGATTGCCCGCAGACACAGGTCATTTGAAAATGGTTCTTCAAGTGGAGAG GTTTCAAAAGTTGACATCGAAAAAGATACATGGAAGAGGTGCTCTGCTCATGTTCATATAAGTCATCTCATTCAGAATTTACAAATGCCAGAGAACCAAGGGAGGCTGCTGCTGCAATCTAATCAATTGAAACTCGAGAAAGGACCAAATCTTGGAGCTCGTATGGCACTTAACAGCTTTCATGGG CAACTCCATCAAGATCAGCCCCATGCTGCTCTGGCATCTGAGGCGTACACTTCGCAGAAGCAG AGTTTCAATTTCTTGTCCTTGTTCGCTGGAGGTGGTGGGATGGAAGCTAAGAATTGTGGTGATAGAACTATTTATGGGTTGGATCCTTCGTCACAATGCCAAGTTCCTTATCTTCAATCTCTTGCACAACAGCAGACTCTTTTGCCTTTCGCTATGCCTCAAACTCGCTATACCTCCGCTGCTTACCCTGATCAGCTTTCGATAACATCATCAGCAGCAAATAag GTGCAGATGCGGGTAGCTCCATTTCTTGTCAATCCATTCAGCGGTCGTCATGTAAGTTCTGCAGCCTTGACAacgcagcagcagcaacagcaacaacaacagcatCAGCTGCAGCAACATCAACGACATCAGCAACAGCAACACCTTTGGGCTGCCCAGCTAGCAGCTCATTACAGGCATGTGGCAACTTCAATATCCATGACCCAAATTTCGAGCTGGCAACAGGGAAGGCAGGATCCTCCTATGCTGATCCCATGTGCCCAAGCCAGTATCCCACCATCCCTAGAGGTACTTGGCCCTAAGTATGCTACAGCCTCTCAACAAAAGCAGCGCCTTATGGCCATTACTCCATCATTGCCCCAGCCCAGATTAAAAAACAAGACAACCTTTTCCCCTCTACCTACGGAGAGACCGAAGGAGGGTTCCATGCCAGTGGCGTGCTGCCATTGCAATTACTCTGTAATGAGCACCTTTGATGTGACTTTCACTGGCAGTTTAATAAGGCAATGGGGTGGGCAATACAATATTGCATCAATTCTTTCTGTTCATACTCAAGTCTTCACGTGGCATGATCAAAAAAGTGCAGATACATGCAAGGTTCGACTGATTGCCATGTATGGAATATCAAATGATCAGAAAATAATGCCGTGCATTTCATAA